In Cheilinus undulatus linkage group 14, ASM1832078v1, whole genome shotgun sequence, the genomic stretch actgttctaCACATGACGGAAATGTTGAGTCACACCTACCTTATGTCGTCACCATTTATGTAATAATCAGTCGCTTTGATACACAGATTAATGTGTTATTTTAGTCGCAGCATTTGAGAAATCCTAAAGAGTATATCTGACAAGACTTTATACACTTTGGTATCTTTTCTAGGTCAGCAGCTTCTGAAGGAGTCTTCTCACACAGTCAGTGGCAACAATGTAAGTAAACTGCTCTGAAAAGATCACATATTTGAGTGTTTATGCTTTCAACCAGTCAACAAGCCtttgtatgttttcttgttAGGTTGTAAATGCAGACGATGTGATCTACGCTGAAATTATGCTCCCTGCTGGTTCTGAAAGAGTTCTGGTCCATGAGTGTGAATCCACTGAGTATGCCTGTGTGCGGTATAACTAGTCTCGCGAATGAAATATAACCTGCgttgtttcctttatttctctGTTATGCTTTATGATGCTGTGATTTTCTCCACTCAAAACCCCTTTATTGTGTTGTAGCTGTAGTTAAAACCACATGTCCCTACAGCTCTTTGACTCTGTTGTTTTGCATTACAACCAAAAAATGTTCTTGTACAGTCTACCTCAGTATTTTAACTCACATTTGACTTGATCCCTGTCCGATGAAGAATCAAACACAGAATGTATTTGCAGTTCAAGTCTataaaaaatcaagaaatatgaAAAGAAACCTCCACTATCTCCTTCTATGAAACAAAATCTTTTGGATGTTGTAGACAAACTATTTTACAATGAACTTTACTTTAAACTTGGGTTCGATTTTCAGATATTCACCTTGTTGCGTTATTTCTGTTATATAATatgattttattcacctgtACCATGTTTTTGTGTGATCTGAaggtaaaagacaaaataaaattacatttgagCATGTCTTTTTCAGTAAATTTTGGACAGGAGTAACCATGAGCAAAATTAGATTTCAGGTTTATTTAGAAAGTTGGAAAGACTGAAACTTAGTACAGTTTTGCAAACCAATTGTAGTAAATTGACTGCAAATAGATGACTTAATATTGTGTGTCAGGCTGGGAAAATTGCATCATACCTTGCAAAGTGAATTGAGTAAAAATCACAGCCAGCCACAGCTCTGTGTAGTGGTACTGTTAGGGAACATTTCTCTGAAATGTCTACATCACTGGTGTTCAAAGTGTGGGAAAGAGAGCCTCCCCTAGGAGAAAATTATTTATGTCATAGACCCCCACCcccataaaaaaagattttaaaaatacttcaatTTCAAACATGTATGTCTCatcttttaatacttttattctaacatttttgatgttttatttctttaaacatcCCTCTTACCCAGGCAAACAAttatttagtttcagtattGAACTTATTGCCAATAATACCTGATTATTATGCTCTACGCTCTAATGTAGTGTTTGCGTCTGTGCTATCATTGAGATCCACGTTCAGTCATTTTTACAGTTTCACCCctcaaacagaaacacaaaatgttTCCTCACTGTATGCACACAAACAGTTTTGAAGTTATATGGATCCCTTAAGTTGCAGTTATATTCTCTTTCAGAGAAcatattttgtaattttgcaggaagttgcttattttttttagctttaagcATGATTTGAAATTCAACCAGATCTGAaagttttaatacttttaactGAGGGAATAATGGGTTAGTATGATCGTGATAACAAACATTGTGAATAATCTATATTGCTCTTTTTTATGGATATTTAGTAaatttattgccattttaaatgtattattattattattattattattattaacacaGTAGTTAATATTGGGTGAAACCAGTGAACAGTAAATAATGTGTTGTGATTTTTTATCTAGCACCTGTTTTACTGCGTTTAAAACTGCACTGCTTCTTTACACTCTTTGTAAATGTTTAATGTGAgatttccagctgttttttatcTATTGTAACCCCAAGGATTTCTGATTTCAAAACACTTAGTGGCTAGTTTGCACTATGCACAAAAAGGcaacttttaacaccttttctccctcactgtatgaaattcatccatgaaaccaaagtGGTGACTAACTGGTTAGTTGTGAAAAGTTCTTAAGTCTCAACAAGCCATAAACAGAGGTGGGTGAAGCTGAGCAGTGTGTctgcatcttttattttttgaattgGAGTGTCTTGGTGGTGGAATTTACATACAAAGTCTATGGTGTATAAACTGTTATTCAGGGTTcctacatgcttttaaaaatctaactgaattttttaagacctttttaaggcctgaactgagaaaaatttATACTACTTTTTGTGGACAAGAACAGTTAAACATAAAAGGGGTGTGTGATGTGTTGGTACTCTGGACCAGGGCTAAATTTATATAGTTTATGGAATGGTTTATGAAATATCAAATGGTGAAGGGCAAAGGAATTTTCTGGGAACTATATGACCAAATATtatgatttctggcacatgtAATGCCTCTATTCTATCAACATGTCGTGTGGTTATATTTCTCATAATGCATTTTTGCAGGTGTGCTGAGTTGATTCTACACAGTTATTAAATAgccaaataatgttttttttcaggtaAGACCTGTTAAATAAGGGTGGGCTGCAAGGACGTTTAAGTGGGCAACCTAAGAGGTTTGAGAACTGGACTGGAATTTCACAACAGTACAgagtttattaaatcacagtgaGTCAGACAAAATCAGCAAGGGGTCTGGGGAAATTTAAGGCATTCAAAACTGAATTCCCTAAATTATGTATAaaatttttgcaactatttgtGGAAAAAGATGGCCTTAtatttcaaatgtgcaattttagactttttaagacttttcaagtatctgcaggaaccctggtTATTGCACTGATTACAATGTTACAACAACCAATCATTATCTTAAGCCCTCATATTATTGCCATCGGCTGAATTGTCTTCACCAACAAATAAGTAGACAAATAGAAGTaaagcaggacagtgcgagccaACTGCAGCTGGGAGACTCATTCTACAACTGGGGACAACAGCGGGGAGAAGTCTAGCTGAGTGCAAAGGTTTCTATAAAGAGCTGGGTTtttagctttctcttgaaagtatAGGGACTCTGTAGATCAAATGGAGTTGCGTTACTTATTCCACCATTGAGGGACAACAGAAGAGAGGAGTCGAGCGAGTGACTTAAGGCCCTGTTGTGATGGAAGTACTAGGCACCTTTCACTGAGGTACTGAGTGTAGTGGGCAAGAAAGAGGGTAGACCTGGACTAGGGATTCCAGTTAAACAGGAGCTGTTTTAGTTACTGCCAAGTGGCAAAGCCAAATCTAACGCTTTGTTTTAATACAAACCTTGTATTTACTCCAATGCAATCATGTGTAATTAGATTTAGTTTGGATTGATTTTAGTTTGCTCTGTCCACTTTCTCTCTGCCAGTACACACAGTCTTCCATGCACATAGTCAGCCACAGCAGGTGACAGACTGCCGGAGCCGGCCCCGGTGTTGCcctatttgcattttaaatactCACAGCCAGCCCACTACTGTGTTCACAGTGCAGTGCAGCACAGCTAATCTACACACCTAAGGTGTGTGATTGGCTACAGCCCGGCATCTGAGGGGGTGGAAGAGATGAtgaagacaatcattgacaaGAACGGGGGAGTTAAATAATGTAAAGAGACTCAAACAGGATAGGTTATGTATCACATAAGAAGGAAGTGGGTTTAAGTATATCTCCATTCTCTTGATTTTATAGTGTAGAAACCAAATAAAGAGTATTTACACAGACTGAATTTGGATTCTCTTACACTCACTACTTAAGATGAGATTTTTGACAAATTGGTCTTTCCATCTATAAAAAGATCACATcactcattaaaaaaacagtccaaGATATTGGGAATAAGTATTGTATAACAGTTATTTTTCCAGCCTGCAACTTTTCAAGATTTTATATCAAAGGAAGCTCCTGAACAAGACTGCCTCGTTTTTGTTCAGACACATTACCATACCTTTTGATAATTGGGTGTCTAGATGCTCTATCTCAGCTTGCAGTATCAGGAATACAAACCAAAGTGGTGAATCTGTACCTTTTCTTTTGTtaactcacactcacacattgTCCAGATAAGCTCCAGGTCAAAGCCTTGAACCCTGGTGAACTCAGGCACCAGCTTGTCTGCCAAGTGCTTGGAGTGGACACATCAGCGGGGGCCAAATGCCGCTGTCCcctggagtgtgtgtgtttgtgtgggtctACAGTAGGAACGGCTGGGGGCTGGGGGACAGTCACCAggattgttgtgtgtgtgtgtggaacaAAAGGCCTTGATCACTGAAATCCTGCAAAAGGCAGCAAGAGGAGGTGTTAAAAGTGATACAGTGGAGAAAACAAGCAGAGCTGGAGGCCTCTTTTCTACTCATACAGCTTCTGTCCACACCCTGTCTGCACATTTCTGCTCTAATccacaaaaactaaactttattTACAATGTCTGTTGGATACGtaatgattaaaatataaacaatcaATAATTTGCTATGCTGCTAGAAAGAGTGAGACAGTTTTTGCATATGTTCTGTTTAGGCAACTACGGTTAACAGCAAAACTTTACACTGTGTAAGTGTTAAAGTTACTCCTGCAAGAAATAGCTGAAACCAATGGCTTAAATAGAAATCTAAGACATAAACAAACACCAGGgttaaaacttttaaacaggAAGATAGAACATTAGGATTCAGGCTTCAGcactgaaaataaacatgaagCATACCGTATGCAgtgaaaatatgaacaaattATCGTGCATCTGtataaaaatcagaataattCATATTTATAGCCTATATTAACTGACTTATGGTGATGCTGGTAGAACTTGATGTATAACCTTGAAAGTGACCTGTTGACACCTGGTGATGtctttttatgaagaaaaagacTCCACTCTCATCTCTACTCTTAAAACTACAATACGTCTGTTTGTACCCTGTGACACATTAACTTTTGTTAACACTTCACATTGAAATTGACCCTGGCTAGTCTGCCTagagaagagggggaggaggagagggggaggaaagGAGGTGTTCCTCCTCgcacagacaaaaaaagggcGAATGGACGATTAACAATTTCCTGCAGGGAGGTGCTGTTATCACTCTCCAAATCTCCAGCGCCGAGGACACAGGAGTTGCAGGCGCACAATGGACTGAAACTCTCAGGGAGATAAACGGAATCAGCTGTGAAACCTCCGCCGCAAACTAGAGACTTTCCTTTGGGTCACATCGCTCAGTCTCTGGACGTCCAGGTGAGAAATTTatagtttaaaaagtcaggTTAAAAGCTGTGGTGAAATACTGGTACGTTTGAGTGTGTGTATTTTAAGTGGTTTGGTACCTCTTTGAAACAGGGGCGCATTAATCTGCACACGCTGTTGAATCGCGGTGGTTATCTGGTCCAAACATTGATACTAAGTTTATAATTCAACACGAAATAAAAAGAGCTTCTAAAAATCACGACTAACTAACTTAGGCAAAAATGTTTCTGGCTGTGGCTTTGAGTGCGACCTGAATGTGATTGTTTGATCTGAAATATAATAATTTCTTGCatgataaaagataaaaacatgaaacgCTTTAGCTTCATTATTCACTGCAttgtaaaacaaacatggcgtAGTGTAACCGTTATGTTTATGTAGTGGCAGTATTTAAGctgtggatttttctttttcattgacaaaacCTGTGTTCTGATAAAATAAGACACACAACCATTATTTAACTTACCAGCCTGCTCAAGCTCATTCGTGCATAGATTAAATAGCACAAGTTGTCACATAAGTTAGCTAAACTTGCCTCGAACTTTTAGCTAGTTTCCCTGGCGATTAAAGTAAGTATTATGTGGTGTATCataatcagaaataaaatacagataGGTAACTTACCAAGACACGATTTTAACCAAAGACATACAGAAGAAGTACACCCAAACAGAGTGAAAGTGGAATTAAATGAAACGTCTCACACAGGATTGTCTAAAAagggagaaataaaaaaataactaaaagaaGAAAGCATGGGATGGATGAGCAGCCAACAATAACAAATACTAACATGTGGAGCCTCCCCCTCTGACAGACACCCTAGACAACTGCATGTATTTAAAATATGGCTATTTACAAAAAGATAAACCCTTTAATTTCCTATTACATTAGAATATACACGGAATCACAAATATTCTGCAAACTCAGTCAAATAAGCAGTGAGTGAGttaatttttgtttcaaaaacatctgttttagaGAAAGACCTTAATCTCCAAAAGGGTGTGTCTTTGTGCCATACTGGGAAGTCACCATCCCCAGTCACTCGAACCAGTGCATCAAATTTAAGACTATACATGAATTGCATACCCATACCTATAaccaaggctgtccataagggaaCATAAAGGGGCAGGCTTTCAGGGGCCAAgccaggcctgtccacagaatttgctgggcccctgaaaagacacttttaaactgcttttcactatcgtttacatttttttgccactctaaagtaaaaacttttagcccattttttccatgtttaattaatgtttgccactttttttttttttaaccctttcttacTACCTTGTCTGgccatttttaatctttttttgcccatgtttactGCCAGTGAACAACTTCCTACATcaattttaaccacttctcaCCAGTGTCCACACATTTTACTACCTACATACTACCACTACCCACTTTATctggccttttttttaaatggttttgcTACTTACTAGGCTTTTGCTTGTGTAACCCAGTTTGGTCATGTTTAATCATTTTCCCCCACttcttaaccacttttcaccatttccaaccatttttgaattttgtaacacattttttgctgtgttttctgCCAACTTTAAACCATTACTGTCAGTTTTTTGCTGTTAATTCATTAGTTTTCCAATTTAATTTTCCTAAtgtcttctttattttctggcaccCCAACTTTTAGCTACTAAGTTTGACATAACTATCCTAATAGTTTACTtgagtgtgcccatccacatcgGTAATATTACCTATAAAAGTTACCTCTGTTTAAGGAAAAAGGGTTCACAGTTTGAAAAAATGCTATAGTTAATTATaccacaacataaataaattaatcGTATCTTTGATAAGAGTCGTTTCAATTCAGGTTGAAATATAATTTATGCCTATCACAGCTTAACCTTACaaggaccatgattttgctgacctccatgggctccACAGTTTTGCTGGGTCCTcaaaagctctcccctttatccccccttatagaCAGCCTtgggcccagccagttctgtgggcaggcctggctaTAACACAGGTATCCTAAAAATCATTCTTAACATCATCTTACAATGCACACCAAAATGCTTCAGCAATATTAAACacctttatattttttacatgaATAAGTTTATCAAGTTAGGGCTTTAAACCCTTTTCTGTTGTATTAAATGCATATTGTAACTTTCTAGTATCATTTGCTTTGTCACTGACAACTGCCCCACTCCCCCCTGCTTTACCTTTAATTTTTGCTTACTATTCCCCCCTTCTCTGCAGCTCTCATCAGATCCCCAGGTATGATTCAGAGGAAGGAGGTTGTGCTATCCGTTCTCAGGGAGCTCCAGGAGGCTACGGAGAGCTCCGGCCTGGATGCTCTGACCACAGTGGCTCTTGAGGTGGACCAGGTCCTCACTCCCTTCCAGCTACCCATGACCCCTTGTCATGACTTCCCTGACTGGGCTGGTGTAGATGACATAGCTCATGGCCTGTACCCAGCTGATGCACCCAAGGGTCTCCTGCCTCTGAAATGCAAGGGAGAAGGCAACCTGCTGTTCGATGCTGTTAGCATGCTGCTAGTAGGCAACACTGGACTTAGCTTGGAGCTACAGGTGAAGAGACATGTTTCATTACCTTTACTGTCTTAAAGCATGtgattgtaaaaaaacaaaaacaaaaacaaaaaaaaacacacagacagtcTTCTTAACATGCATTTGCACACTCTAATGATAATAACTACATGTTTTGTTGTATCCAAAGGTCCGGACAGTGGTGGAAATGGTGCTTTGGAAGAGGTACTACCTGTCAGGGATGATTGATTCAAAAATGATGCTTCAGGCAGTTCGCTTCAGCCTCTGTGCTGATGAGTCTGAGGACATGCTAAACCTTCCTGCTTCAGTCCTGGAGGCCATCTTTGATGCCGACGTCAAAGCATCCTGCTTCCCCGGGTCCTATGCCAACATGTGGCATGTGTATGCCCTGTCATCAGTCCTACAGTTGAACATCTACTCCATTTACCCCATGTTCAACCCCAAGATTCGACCCTACTTTAACCGCGTCATACGTCCAAGGACCTGGCCCAAAGATTTTGATCCATTTACCCTCCATGTGATGTGGTCTGGCGACCTGCAGTCTGAGTCCTTGTTCAGGCCAAATCACTTTGTTGCCCTGGTTCAAACAAGTGACCATGCATTAGGAAGCCCTGAAAGTGAAGAGAGAGAGTCACCAATGAAGAGCAAAGAGATGTTAAATCAGGACTCGCATCTTTCCTACCCAAGTCTGAAAGACAAGTACAACATCACCAAGAGGACCTTTTACCGCTGGAAGAGGCAGACACAGGAGCACTGCAAGAAGTCAGCAGCCAGATATGAGGCAAAGTACTTCCTTCAAGCATGCTACATGGAGGGCAAGCTCATCCCTCTGCACCAGTTCAAAGAGTTTTTTCCTGAGATTTCACGGTCGTCTTACTACAACTGGAAGCATGAGCTCATGAAGTCTGGAGGGAGTTTCTCCGCTTCATCATCCACTGGAGAGATCAGCCCCGGAGAGAGCACAGAACAAGAGGCTTGGTCTTCCCCTGAAGCAAAGCAGGATGAGCCAGACCACCATGACAGTGTGGCCAGTATGTTTGGCCTTAGCATGGACAAGCTGGATGTGGATCGAGCCCAGAATTTGGCCCATATGCAGGATGCCAAGCGTTGTCTGCAGAACTGTATTGCCATGAATGGCTCCCTCCCTTTCAGGGTTTTCAAAAGAAATTTCCCAGGCATCTCCAGATCTACCTACTACAACTGGAGGCGGGAAGCTTTGCTCTTCAACAGAGGGTACAAAGGGAGTGCAAGCAGCAGCGAAGACAGCTCAGATGCTGACAAGAGCCAGAGTCCAAAAAGTCTTGTTCCAGTCCTACCTAGCTTAAACCAGCAAGTCGTACCAAGACCAAGAATCTGCAGGCGCCGACACAAAAGCTTCCGCAGAGCATATTTAAGCAAAAAACAGCTTCGGGATGCTGCCAAGCTACACGTCCAGAAGTCAAAATGGTCTCTGACAAAGTTTAAGCTGAAGTTTCCATCCTTGTCCCCATGTTTCTACTGGCTGTGGCGTAACGGCCAGAACCACAAGAAGAAGATGGTTACACCAAGTCCAGAGATCCAACTTTCAGAAGGTCTGCAGAACTCAGTAGTTGCTGCGAACAACATCATGGAGAGCAGGATGGATTATCCTCCAGGGCTCCCAATTGTTGAGAGTCCAAAATTTCTAGAAAGTCCTTCGATGCCTTCCTTTGAGGCTCTGCACTCAAAGCACAGCCTTCATGGCAAAGGGATCATAGATGAGCAGATGTTCACGATGGATGTCGTCGCTCTGGCCAACTTCAAGGCCAAAGCCAAGCTGTTCCTGCAGCAGCGCTTCGAGGAGAAATCTTTCCCAACGTTCAAGGAATTCAGGTCTTACTTCCCCTTCACTCCACGTTCAACATACTACATGTGGAAGCGAGCTTTGTACCATGGTGTGTCCCTGGTTCATGGCTAAATGTGATCCCTTGTGAATGGGCTTTGTAAAACCCTTGAACAGAACTTTTCACTTAGCCAAAACTCTCATTGATCTGCCTAAACTTCTTTTTTAACACACTACCTACACTTGTTGAccacatgttttcatgtttcaaaGGCAGTTGAAAACACTCGCTTAGCATCTAAATGCATTGAGCCCTTCCTCTACCCCTCCACCATAGCTCATTCCTCCCTCCTGGACATTTGCACATGTGTGAAAAGAAACTGAGTCCTGGGTCTGTTAAACCCTGCATGCTGCCCTCCAGGCAACAGGCAGTTCAAAGCTAGTTTCTCTTCTGATTTCTTTAATCCCAGCTAAGCATTGTACATAGGATCCTTCAGTTTTtcttacaaacatttttgaaacgGCTTAATTGTTGATGCATGATCTTTGCGATTTCtggttgattgtttttttttttttttattctttgaatgtaaaaagctgccaaaattttatttttctttatattgtttACATCTTATTTCTCTACAGGGTTGTATGcaatgttttattgatttccTTGTGATTTATGAATGTGTACACCTCAGGGATTCACTTTGTGCACAGAGGTTCATGGTGGCTGTCTCAAGGTTTTTCTAACcatctttaaaaatgcttttcccTACTG encodes the following:
- the vrtn gene encoding vertnin, which gives rise to MIQRKEVVLSVLRELQEATESSGLDALTTVALEVDQVLTPFQLPMTPCHDFPDWAGVDDIAHGLYPADAPKGLLPLKCKGEGNLLFDAVSMLLVGNTGLSLELQVRTVVEMVLWKRYYLSGMIDSKMMLQAVRFSLCADESEDMLNLPASVLEAIFDADVKASCFPGSYANMWHVYALSSVLQLNIYSIYPMFNPKIRPYFNRVIRPRTWPKDFDPFTLHVMWSGDLQSESLFRPNHFVALVQTSDHALGSPESEERESPMKSKEMLNQDSHLSYPSLKDKYNITKRTFYRWKRQTQEHCKKSAARYEAKYFLQACYMEGKLIPLHQFKEFFPEISRSSYYNWKHELMKSGGSFSASSSTGEISPGESTEQEAWSSPEAKQDEPDHHDSVASMFGLSMDKLDVDRAQNLAHMQDAKRCLQNCIAMNGSLPFRVFKRNFPGISRSTYYNWRREALLFNRGYKGSASSSEDSSDADKSQSPKSLVPVLPSLNQQVVPRPRICRRRHKSFRRAYLSKKQLRDAAKLHVQKSKWSLTKFKLKFPSLSPCFYWLWRNGQNHKKKMVTPSPEIQLSEGLQNSVVAANNIMESRMDYPPGLPIVESPKFLESPSMPSFEALHSKHSLHGKGIIDEQMFTMDVVALANFKAKAKLFLQQRFEEKSFPTFKEFRSYFPFTPRSTYYMWKRALYHGVSLVHG